A single window of Gossypium arboreum isolate Shixiya-1 chromosome 13, ASM2569848v2, whole genome shotgun sequence DNA harbors:
- the LOC108464605 gene encoding protein MAIN-LIKE 2-like yields MGSYRELRGCVSSVSYLPDERLMPYLELVGFGSAALIRTFDLRYDLISTLVERWHPKTYTFHLLCGECTITLQDVALQLGLSTDRNAVTSISLISKPTALHYNLLGCSPSEEKFTGLRFSWLKANFEHLPSTASEWEVMHIVRAYIMHITCNTPYP; encoded by the exons ATG GGCTCGTATCGCGAATTGAGGGGTTGTGTTAGTAGTGTAAGCTATCTGCCAGATGAACGCCTAATGCCATACTTGGAGTTAGTCGGATTCGGATCAGCGGCATTGATCCGAACTTTTGATCTACGATACGACTTAATATCCACTTTGGTCGAGCGATGGCATCCGAAGACCTACACGTTTCATTTGTTGTGTGGGGAGTGCACCATCACTCTACAGGATGTTGCACTACAGCTCGGGCTATCCACAGACAGGAATGCGGTCACAAGTATAAGTTTGATTTCTAAGCCGACTGCCCTTCACTATAACTTACTTGGATGCTCGCCCAGTGAGGAAAAATTTACGGGTTTGAGGTTTTCATGGCTAAAGGCCAATTTCGAGCATTTACCGAGTACTGCCAGTGAATGGGAGGTGATGCACATTGTTCGAGCTTACATTATGCAcattacatgtaacaccccatacccgtaa
- the LOC108462813 gene encoding uncharacterized protein LOC108462813 yields MEDSNSKKRVRGDSAESDVDSPMVKRLRDDLLDLLEDSDSLPVNQDLALVIKSFEEEILAASSTSNAKEPLLNPKSDSSEPQPDLVYLLEASDDDLGLPPPMATTTSSDEIRSEVTELLRLDTDSSGTGELWEFGDQIPNFDLFGFGIGDNYGGGHVTYGGLFEYPDVYYDSSEFSALLWRPETLSAE; encoded by the coding sequence ATGGAAGATTCAAACAGCAAGAAGCGAGTTAGAGGTGACTCGGCCGAGTCTGACGTAGACTCACCTATGGTGAAGAGACTCAGAGACGATTTATTAGATCTCCTTGAGGACTCTGATTCTTTGCCTGTTAACCAAGACCTCGCATTGGTTATTAAGAGTTTCGAAGAGGAGATATTGGCAGCGTCATCAACTTCAAATGCAAAGGAGCCGCTGTTGAATCCGAAATCAGATTCCAGCGAACCTCAACCGGATCTTGTTTACCTTTTGGAGGCTTCCGATGATGATCTTGGTTTACCTCCTCCTATGGCTACCACAACTTCAAGTGACGAAATAAGGAGCGAGGTTACTGAGTTGCTGAGACTCGACACTGACTCGTCAGGAACCGGTGAGTTATGGGAATTTGGGGATCAGATCCCTAACTTTGACTTGTTCGGGTTCGGAATCGGAGATAACTACGGGGGTGGCCATGTGACGTATGGCGGATTGTTCGAATATCCCGATGTCTATTACGATTCGTCTGAGTTTTCTGCATTGTTGTGGCGGCCGGAAACTCTGTCGGCGGAATAA